Proteins co-encoded in one Armatimonadota bacterium genomic window:
- a CDS encoding CBS domain-containing protein — protein MDARAIMTTDVVTLEPDMSVSEAGELLVRYRIHGAPVVGRDGQLLGMVSLVDLVGRAGETVADVMTPDPVTAAEDTPVEELAGMMLEHMVRRIPIVAGGRVVGIVSASDIVQLFLDLHERPKLAVPSPVTVSRERARSRGRHRADARSRRS, from the coding sequence ATGGACGCCCGCGCGATCATGACCACCGACGTGGTGACCCTGGAACCCGACATGTCCGTGAGCGAGGCTGGGGAGCTGCTGGTCCGCTACCGGATCCACGGTGCTCCCGTCGTGGGCCGGGACGGCCAGCTGCTCGGCATGGTGAGCCTGGTGGACCTGGTGGGTCGGGCGGGGGAGACCGTGGCCGACGTGATGACCCCCGACCCGGTCACGGCGGCGGAGGACACCCCCGTGGAGGAGCTGGCGGGGATGATGCTCGAGCACATGGTGCGCCGCATCCCCATCGTCGCCGGCGGACGCGTCGTCGGCATCGTCAGCGCCAGCGACATCGTGCAGCTCTTCCTCGACCTCCACGAACGGCCGAAGCTCGCCGTTCCCAGCCCTGTGACGGTGAGCCGGGAGCGGGCGAGATCCCGCGGCCGGCACCGCGCGGACGCCCGCAGCCGCCGCTCCTAG
- a CDS encoding CBS domain-containing protein → MTTPVITVRPEASLAEVARTLVGSRISGAPVVGADGTLLGMVTEADLLPKEAGPVHLPGVWGLLEGLTREVQEQMRRYRGRTAAEVMTRPVITAEEDTPVRQLAALMIRHRINRIPIVREGKVVGIVSRNDILRALARTDEELAALVRETIVRDLWIDVDALDIAVRDGVVTIAGRVDRRGDVSLIESYVRRIDGVVDVDVRGLAYALDERALAP, encoded by the coding sequence ATGACCACACCGGTCATCACCGTGCGACCGGAGGCTTCGCTGGCCGAGGTGGCGCGAACCCTGGTGGGGAGCCGGATCAGCGGCGCTCCGGTGGTGGGTGCGGACGGAACCCTCCTGGGGATGGTCACCGAGGCGGACCTGCTGCCCAAGGAGGCGGGACCGGTGCACCTCCCCGGAGTGTGGGGCCTGCTGGAGGGCCTCACCCGCGAGGTGCAGGAGCAGATGCGGCGGTACCGCGGGCGTACCGCCGCCGAGGTCATGACGCGGCCCGTGATCACCGCGGAGGAAGACACCCCCGTCCGCCAGCTCGCCGCCCTCATGATCCGACATCGCATCAACCGCATCCCCATCGTGCGGGAGGGGAAGGTGGTGGGAATCGTCAGCCGCAACGACATCCTGCGCGCCCTGGCCCGGACCGACGAGGAGCTGGCCGCCCTGGTGCGCGAGACCATCGTGCGGGACCTCTGGATCGACGTTGACGCTCTGGACATCGCGGTGCGGGACGGGGTGGTCACCATCGCCGGCCGGGTGGACCGGCGGGGAGACGTCTCGCTCATCGAGTCCTACGTCCGGCGCATCGACGGCGTGGTGGACGTCGACGTCCGGGGCCTTGCCTACGCCCTGGACGAGCGGGCCCTGGCGCCGTAA
- a CDS encoding multicopper oxidase domain-containing protein, translated as MQRKTMAILFFIAAAIAALVLAGPARGPRLTWPPAATRASAPAAEDITHAHHRGVHLMDLLMGGPLAAQAAAKIAAQVPSAPPGPKARVYREGGKAVREYTLEIVEKTIDFGGGNTWTVWTYSGTVPGPTLRAKVGEILRVRVINRHNRTHSFHTHLSHYPLENDGSQANVISGRGRGAMIPPGKEYVYQFRPERAEAVYYHCHAADREFPINQHILQGLYGMIIVEDSRAPAGREEVLFMAESTRLRQGTKVPPYVMNGLGIPGGERALEELFKEQGLQGVVNQLGKTVPFYTMKVGESMKLHVVNIGNLDHSLHIHEIPLVSLGVLNGRPWPGQVLPLVGGAMDTLLVRFRYPGLWLFHCHVVNHADAGMVGLFVVQP; from the coding sequence ATGCAGCGCAAGACGATGGCCATCCTGTTCTTCATCGCCGCTGCCATCGCCGCCCTGGTGCTGGCCGGTCCGGCCCGGGGGCCGCGGCTGACATGGCCACCTGCGGCGACTCGCGCGTCGGCGCCGGCCGCCGAGGACATCACCCACGCCCATCATCGGGGCGTGCACCTCATGGATTTGCTGATGGGCGGCCCGCTGGCGGCTCAGGCCGCGGCCAAAATCGCCGCCCAGGTCCCCTCCGCCCCGCCAGGACCGAAGGCAAGGGTGTACAGGGAAGGCGGGAAGGCGGTGCGTGAGTACACGCTGGAGATCGTCGAGAAGACCATCGACTTCGGCGGCGGCAATACCTGGACCGTGTGGACCTACAGCGGCACGGTGCCCGGCCCGACGCTGCGGGCGAAGGTCGGTGAGATCCTGAGGGTCCGGGTAATCAACCGGCACAACCGGACCCACAGTTTCCACACCCACCTGAGTCACTACCCGTTGGAGAACGACGGGTCGCAGGCCAACGTCATCAGCGGCAGAGGCCGGGGGGCCATGATCCCGCCGGGCAAGGAGTATGTCTACCAGTTCCGGCCCGAACGGGCCGAGGCCGTCTACTATCACTGCCATGCAGCGGACAGGGAGTTTCCCATCAACCAGCACATCCTGCAGGGCCTCTACGGTATGATCATCGTCGAGGACTCCAGGGCGCCCGCCGGGCGCGAAGAAGTGTTGTTCATGGCGGAGTCCACGCGCCTGCGCCAGGGGACCAAGGTCCCCCCGTATGTCATGAACGGCCTGGGAATTCCGGGTGGGGAACGCGCCCTGGAGGAGCTCTTCAAGGAGCAAGGCCTCCAGGGTGTCGTGAACCAGCTGGGCAAGACCGTGCCCTTCTACACGATGAAGGTCGGCGAGTCCATGAAGCTGCACGTGGTGAACATCGGGAACCTGGACCACAGCCTGCACATCCACGAGATCCCCCTGGTCTCCCTGGGCGTGCTGAACGGCCGGCCGTGGCCGGGGCAGGTGCTGCCCCTGGTGGGTGGCGCCATGGACACGCTGCTGGTCCGGTTCCGCTATCCGGGTCTGTGGCTCTTCCACTGTCACGTGGTCAACCACGCGGACGCGGGCATGGTGGGCCTCTTCGTGGTGCAACCGTAG
- a CDS encoding CBS domain-containing protein produces the protein MTREVKTVRPETPLDEALQLFVRAQIHGAPVVDAEGRLLGMVSFTDLAERAGEDVTVGDVMRRDVPTVSEETPLAEAAALMLRERVRRLPVLRGDRVVGILTATDIAQTFINLHEEPRRRRRPTAETTPSGRA, from the coding sequence ATGACCCGAGAGGTGAAGACCGTACGGCCCGAGACTCCCCTGGACGAAGCGCTCCAGTTGTTTGTGCGCGCGCAGATCCACGGCGCCCCCGTGGTCGACGCTGAGGGCCGGCTGCTGGGGATGGTGAGCTTCACCGACCTGGCCGAGCGGGCGGGGGAGGACGTGACGGTCGGGGACGTCATGCGCCGGGACGTGCCGACCGTCTCCGAGGAGACGCCGCTGGCGGAGGCCGCAGCCCTCATGCTGCGCGAGCGCGTGCGCCGCCTGCCGGTGCTCCGTGGGGACCGCGTGGTGGGGATCCTCACGGCCACCGACATCGCCCAGACCTTCATCAACCTGCACGAGGAGCCCCGGAGGCGCCGCAGGCCCACCGCGGAGACCACGCCGTCGGGACGGGCGTGA
- a CDS encoding tagatose 1,6-diphosphate aldolase: protein MTPGAATVALSPGKLLNLVRLADRDGRFRMLAVDQRDSLRAALARATGRSPGQVSYEELARVKTLLTEILAPHATAVLVDPVYGFPHAVPLVPRDVGLLTALEETGYEPAGEGGRERRARLVEGWSVDQVKRSGANAAKLLLHYNPEASAATRAHQQGLAQAVGEACARADLPFLLEVVTYPLGAPAADTPEFARDRPRYTAAAAEEFSQERYRVDVLKLEFPADLRYCPPFHHGVFDGRERPAVYTLTEVRAACRAVSEAARPPWVLLSGGVGIDEFLVGLELAVEAGASGFLCGRAIWQPALARYPDLTAMEAWLRTAGTRNLLRAGAAAVGARPWFEVVGGPGARLQVREAGEGWHRKYGGTP from the coding sequence GTGACACCGGGCGCCGCCACGGTCGCCCTGAGCCCTGGCAAGCTCCTCAACCTGGTCCGCCTGGCCGACCGGGACGGCCGGTTCCGCATGCTCGCCGTGGACCAGCGCGACTCCCTCCGGGCAGCGCTGGCCCGGGCCACGGGCCGGTCCCCGGGCCAGGTCTCCTACGAGGAGCTGGCCCGCGTCAAGACCCTCCTGACCGAGATCCTGGCGCCCCACGCCACGGCGGTCCTGGTCGACCCCGTCTACGGCTTCCCGCACGCCGTCCCGCTGGTCCCCCGGGACGTGGGCCTCCTCACCGCGCTGGAGGAGACCGGCTACGAGCCCGCCGGCGAGGGTGGGCGCGAGCGGCGCGCCCGCCTCGTGGAGGGCTGGTCGGTGGACCAGGTCAAGCGGTCGGGGGCCAACGCCGCCAAGCTGCTGCTCCACTACAACCCGGAGGCCTCGGCGGCGACGCGGGCGCACCAGCAGGGCCTGGCCCAGGCGGTGGGGGAAGCGTGCGCCCGGGCAGACCTCCCGTTCTTGCTGGAGGTGGTGACCTACCCGCTGGGAGCTCCGGCGGCGGACACGCCGGAGTTCGCCCGGGACCGCCCCCGGTACACGGCGGCCGCCGCCGAGGAGTTCTCGCAGGAGCGGTACCGGGTCGACGTGCTGAAACTGGAGTTTCCCGCCGACCTCCGGTACTGCCCGCCGTTCCACCACGGCGTCTTCGACGGCCGGGAGCGGCCGGCGGTGTACACGTTGACCGAGGTGCGTGCCGCCTGCCGGGCCGTCTCCGAGGCCGCCAGGCCGCCGTGGGTCCTCCTGAGCGGAGGTGTGGGGATCGACGAGTTCCTGGTGGGCCTGGAGCTGGCGGTGGAGGCGGGAGCCAGCGGGTTCCTGTGCGGACGCGCCATCTGGCAGCCGGCGCTGGCCCGCTACCCCGACCTGACGGCCATGGAAGCGTGGCTGCGGACCGCGGGGACCCGCAACCTCCTCCGGGCCGGCGCGGCGGCGGTGGGGGCCCGCCCGTGGTTCGAGGTCGTGGGCGGTCCGGGGGCGCGCCTCCAGGTCCGGGAGGCCGGCGAGGGCTGGCACCGGAAGTACGGCGGCACCCCGTAG